In Cryomorphaceae bacterium, the genomic stretch TCGAGCGCTGTACCATTTCCAATACCGGGGTCCACATCAATAAAGTACTCTGCATCGGTAATGTTTAATTCCGGTGTGTAGGAGAACAGGTAAAACGGTTTACGCGCGTAGTGACTCCACTTGCCCACTGTGTTCTTTACCCGAATGTGCAACATATGGTATCCCGGGTCAAGGTTACCAAAGGGGATTTCAAAGTTTTCAGTTATCGTATTGCCGGGGGTTATTGTCAGAGATTCGGCATTACCTGTACCCGGGTCATTACCAATAAAGTACTCGGCTGCAACAATGGTGTTATTGGTTTCACCAAATTCGGTTACGAAAAAGGGCTTACGGCTATACAGACTCCATTTTCCTTCTTCGTTCAGAACCCTCACATGCAAATAGTGAATGCCATTGCCAAGTGAAGCAACCGATACATCAAAACTCTCCTGAATACTCTGACCGGGTGCGATGGTGATGGTTGTGGCATTTCCAATTCCCGGATCGTTGTTGATAAAGTACTCGGCAGAGACGATTTGTGTCTGAGCCGCCGCGGTAAGCCCGCACAAAACGGCAATGAAAGTGACGATGATTTTCATAGCGGTTGGGGATTAGTTGCCCGAGGCTTCGAAGTTTACGTTCAGCGTACCTCCGGGACTCACCACACTGTTCAGAATCTCAATACCCGTGGTGAAGGGGATGTCCGGGGCATAGCCGTACATGTTAAAGGGGAAATCACTGCCGTACAGCCCTATATCCTGTCCGTCGGTACCGTAACCC encodes the following:
- a CDS encoding T9SS C-terminal target domain-containing protein translates to MKIIVTFIAVLCGLTAAAQTQIVSAEYFINNDPGIGNATTITIAPGQSIQESFDVSVASLGNGIHYLHVRVLNEEGKWSLYSRKPFFVTEFGETNNTIVAAEYFIGNDPGTGNAESLTITPGNTITENFEIPFGNLDPGYHMLHIRVKNTVGKWSHYARKPFYLFSYTPELNITDAEYFIDVDPGIGNGTALEISPAHQISENFSIVLPDTISEGDHLLYIRVRNEAHNWSFYATELFTVEVGVGVDKNQLNFSVYPNPSNGIIFLETGDVQPEFVRIIDMTGKIVMTPNPQDRQIDIHQLVPGTYLLQMAAKGNLYSKKLIRQ